The following is a genomic window from Candidatus Syntrophosphaera sp..
CATGGTTGTCCCGGTCGGCAAAGGCCGTTATCAAGACCTGAACCGCGTTGTGCGCCAAAACAACGAATACATCGTCACTGAACATGGCGGCTGCACGTTTGTGCCCCTGATCAGTTCATGAAGGAGGAAGCTTGGAAAGCAAGATCCTGACCCTGCTTAAAAAATGGTACGGCGATCCGGCCAAACATATGGAACTGCGCCATTATTCGCTGTTCAAGGAACTGAGCGCCTACGAGCTACGTCTGGTCCACAAGTATCTGCACAGCCGCGAGTTCAAGGCTGGCGAGCTTATCTTCGAAGAGGGCTTTCCGCTGGAGGTGATTTATTTCATCGTGGCCGGCGAGGTGCAAGTCAGTGGATTTGCCAACTGCAGAGGGCCCCAGGTTTTGAAAAGGCACAAATTCATCGGCGTGATCGATCTTTTCGACCAAGCAAAGCGGCTCAGCACAGCCACAGCGCTGACCGATGTGAGCCTGCTGGCGCTATCAGAGCGGGATTTTTGGGAATTGGTGAACAAGAACCGCGCGCTGGGGATCAAACTCCTGGCCGCATGCTGCCGTTTTCTGGACAGATATCTGCTGGAGTCGGCGCCAACCAGCCAGCCATGAACTGGACCAGGCTGATCTTCATTGTCCTGATGGCCGTGGTGGCGATCGCCGCGCTGATCTTCTACAGCTCCATCCTGGTTAAACTGCTGCTGGCGATCGTTTTGGCCTACATCCTGGATCCTTTGGTCACCCGTCTGGAATTCAAACGGATCCCGCGCTGGCTTGCCATTCTTTTGGTTTATGCCCTGATCGGCGGGATCATTGCCTGGCTTTCTGCGTGGTTCATACCCCGCCTGATCGCGGAGGGAAACCAGTTCATCACCTTGCTGGGCAGGACGGACAGGCCCATTAGCGAGATCATCTTGGAACTGCCTTTCATCCAGCCCCTGTATGAGATGTTGTTGAAGCTGGACGTGAATATCCCGCAGATGGAACTGGCGGGGAAGTTTGTCAACTTTATCGAATCGGCCAGCGCCCAGATCTGGAAACTGCCCAAGCTGCTGTTTGACAACTATCCGGTGATCGTGAACGCGATCATGGTGATCTTCACCATCCCCATCTTCGGCTTCTTCATCCTCAACGACAAGCAGAAGCTGCGTCAGGCGATCG
Proteins encoded in this region:
- a CDS encoding AI-2E family transporter; the encoded protein is MNWTRLIFIVLMAVVAIAALIFYSSILVKLLLAIVLAYILDPLVTRLEFKRIPRWLAILLVYALIGGIIAWLSAWFIPRLIAEGNQFITLLGRTDRPISEIILELPFIQPLYEMLLKLDVNIPQMELAGKFVNFIESASAQIWKLPKLLFDNYPVIVNAIMVIFTIPIFGFFILNDKQKLRQAIVKLVPGRYFELALILLNKVDETVGRYMRAILLEMLSVSIMSTIALTIVGVPYAIVIGIIAGITNMVPYIGPWIGGIIAVLTVFLTGFPPIMAVWVALAMFIVQGLDNYIVYPTVIGKTIRMHPLLVLLTVLAGGYFGGVIWMLISVPLVFMVYSLVKELYINLKQFRLL
- a CDS encoding cyclic nucleotide-binding domain-containing protein, which codes for MESKILTLLKKWYGDPAKHMELRHYSLFKELSAYELRLVHKYLHSREFKAGELIFEEGFPLEVIYFIVAGEVQVSGFANCRGPQVLKRHKFIGVIDLFDQAKRLSTATALTDVSLLALSERDFWELVNKNRALGIKLLAACCRFLDRYLLESAPTSQP